A single region of the Lycium barbarum isolate Lr01 chromosome 2, ASM1917538v2, whole genome shotgun sequence genome encodes:
- the LOC132628454 gene encoding uncharacterized mitochondrial protein AtMg00810-like has protein sequence MDLPQGFHSQGENLVDRLVKSLYGLKQQSQHDHSLFTKHSKQGTVIILVYVDDMLIAGDSLEQILETKTALQNAFKMKDLGELKYFLGIEFARSSKGITMHKRKYALELTSEAGLAASKPANTPIDINVKLTSRQYDETIKDKVYIEEDPLTDQSGYHRLIRKLLYLTVTRPDISFAVQTLSQFLQDPKKSHMDVALRIMRYIKKQPGQGLLLSSKFRNEITEFCDADWASCPITRRFVTGFMIKFGDSLVSWKSKK, from the exons ATGGATCTGCCACAAGGATTTCACAGTCAGGGGGAGAATTTAGTAGACAGACTGGTGAAATCCTTGTATGGATTAAAACAG CAAAGTCAACATGATCATTCACTCTTTACCAAACACTCAAAACAAGGCACTGTGATCATACTTgtttatgtggatgatatgctAATTGCAGGAGACAGTTTGGAACAGATTCTAGAAACCAAAACGGCCTTACAAAATGCCTTTAAGATGAAAGACTTGGGTGAACTAAAGTATTTCCTTGGAATTGAATTTGCAAGGTCAAGTAAAGGAATCACtatgcataaaaggaaatatgcTTTAGAACTTACTTCTGAGGCTGGACTAGCAGCGTCAAAACCAGCAAATACACCAATTGATATCAATGTCAAGTTAACATCTAGACAATATGATGAAACTATCAAAGATAAAGTCTACATAGAGGAGGATCCTCTTACTGATCAAAGTGGTTATCACAGGCTTATACGGAAGCTTTTGTATCTAACAGTAACAAGACCAGATATCTCTTTTGCAGTTCAAACCTTGAGTCAATTTCTACAAGATCCAAAGAAATCTCATATGGATGTAGCACTGAGAATTATGAGATATATTAAGAAGCAACCTGGGCAAGGATTGCTCCTATCTAGCAAGTTTAGAAATGAAATAACCGAATTTTGTGATGCAGATTGGGCTTCATGCCCCATTACCAGAAGATTTGTTACAGGATTCATGATAAAATTTGGAGACTCTCTTGTATCTTGGAAATCAAAAAAGTAG